The following coding sequences are from one Methanococcoides orientis window:
- a CDS encoding M48 family metallopeptidase: MNSGHHIGINGIDVPYTLSHRKVKRARLEFRAGMLNVVVPKSFPDHEQLILRHRLWVYRRYTDSLATIENAASKKLVERHDAEFRELVLSFTTKIADELGVSPEKVTFRKMKTKWGSCSSAGRLNFNRHLMHLPEYLVEYVVFHEMAHLIELRHSPRFWQMIDSRFGDRSHYDKELSAYWYLIRDSVPK, translated from the coding sequence ATGAACTCAGGCCATCACATTGGTATCAATGGAATTGATGTCCCTTACACCCTTAGCCATCGCAAGGTTAAGCGGGCAAGACTGGAATTTAGGGCAGGAATGCTGAACGTCGTTGTTCCAAAAAGCTTTCCGGACCATGAACAACTTATCCTGCGGCACAGGCTGTGGGTATACAGGCGTTACACGGATTCACTGGCAACCATTGAGAATGCTGCTTCCAAAAAACTTGTAGAAAGGCATGATGCTGAGTTTAGGGAACTTGTTCTTTCTTTTACCACTAAGATCGCCGATGAGCTTGGAGTTAGCCCTGAGAAAGTGACCTTTCGGAAAATGAAGACAAAATGGGGAAGTTGCAGTTCCGCTGGCCGGCTGAACTTCAATAGGCATTTGATGCACCTGCCTGAATATCTTGTCGAGTATGTGGTGTTCCACGAAATGGCACATCTTATAGAATTAAGGCACAGCCCACGTTTCTGGCAGATGATCGATTCCAGGTTCGGGGACCGAAGCCACTATGATAAGGAGCTTTCAGCTTACTGGTACCTGATACGGGATTCTGTGCCGAAATGA
- the truA gene encoding tRNA pseudouridine(38-40) synthase TruA, whose amino-acid sequence MRVALKIAYIGSNYKGSQVQPQAPTIEGELFKVLKELEIIKDPKSANFISSGRTDAGVHAMGQIIAFDTDVPNLAIPRVINSKLPGTIWAWAHSLVPDNFDPRRHAVSRSYRYIMCGEQYDISKIRSASKLLIGSHDFANFCTTAPGRTTVRKVERIDVRVSGNLTRIDVEANSFLWNMIRKIVTALMMVGSGVRDEEWLEQMLDPDSYEEGLEPAHAYGLVFMDVHYPIAIDWMEDGYAIRRAHERVHDHLVRYRVMADVLEHLLPIIPPSDEL is encoded by the coding sequence ATGAGAGTTGCGCTTAAAATTGCATATATCGGATCAAATTACAAGGGATCTCAGGTCCAGCCCCAGGCTCCAACCATAGAGGGTGAGCTTTTCAAAGTATTGAAAGAGCTGGAGATAATAAAAGATCCAAAGTCAGCTAATTTTATCAGTTCCGGACGAACCGATGCCGGAGTACATGCCATGGGGCAGATAATTGCCTTTGACACTGATGTACCCAATCTGGCGATACCCCGTGTGATCAACTCAAAGCTCCCGGGAACCATCTGGGCATGGGCACATTCACTGGTGCCTGATAATTTCGATCCTCGCAGGCATGCTGTAAGTCGAAGCTACCGTTACATCATGTGCGGGGAGCAATATGACATCTCAAAGATCCGTTCTGCTTCAAAACTTCTGATCGGAAGTCATGATTTTGCTAATTTCTGTACGACCGCTCCAGGCAGAACCACTGTCAGGAAAGTTGAACGTATAGATGTGAGGGTAAGTGGTAACCTGACACGCATCGATGTTGAGGCGAACAGTTTCCTGTGGAACATGATCCGCAAGATAGTAACTGCCTTAATGATGGTGGGAAGCGGAGTTCGCGATGAAGAATGGCTGGAACAGATGCTTGACCCTGATTCTTATGAGGAAGGTCTGGAACCTGCACATGCGTACGGCCTTGTTTTCATGGATGTGCACTATCCAATAGCTATTGACTGGATGGAGGACGGTTATGCCATACGCAGGGCTCATGAGCGTGTCCACGACCATCTTGTACGCTACAGGGTCATGGCCGATGTACTGGAGCATCTCCTTCCAATAATTCCGCCTTCCGATGAATTATGA
- a CDS encoding formate--phosphoribosylaminoimidazolecarboxamide ligase, translating into MISKQQISEIISKYDQDDLAIATVCSHSSLQIFDGARKEGLKTIGICVGQPPRFYDAFPKAKPDEYIVVESYADIPKIAQELVDKNAIIIPHGSFVEYMGATNFAELPVPTFGNRAVLEWESDREKEREWLEGAGIHMPKNIPDPKDIDGAVMVKYYGAKGGRGFFIAKTYEEFMENIDPNEKFTIQEFILGTRYYLHYFYSPLENEGYKLSEGTLEMLSMDRRVESNADEIFRLGSPRELEEAGIHPTYVVTGNVPLVARESLLPLIFSLGEQVVEESIKLFGGMIGPFCLETVFTDKLEIKVFEISARIVAGTNFYISGSPYADLVESGLSTGKRIAQEIKQAKDAGQLDKILS; encoded by the coding sequence ATGATATCAAAACAACAGATCTCTGAGATAATAAGCAAGTACGATCAAGATGATCTTGCTATTGCAACCGTCTGCTCACACTCAAGCCTCCAGATCTTTGATGGAGCCCGTAAAGAGGGATTAAAGACAATCGGGATCTGCGTAGGCCAGCCTCCGCGTTTTTATGATGCTTTCCCAAAAGCAAAACCTGACGAATATATCGTTGTTGAGAGCTATGCCGACATTCCAAAGATCGCACAGGAACTTGTCGATAAGAATGCGATCATAATCCCACACGGTTCTTTTGTAGAATACATGGGTGCTACGAACTTCGCAGAGCTTCCGGTCCCAACCTTTGGTAACCGCGCGGTCCTTGAGTGGGAATCCGACAGGGAAAAGGAGAGGGAATGGCTTGAGGGTGCAGGCATTCACATGCCAAAAAATATCCCGGACCCAAAGGATATTGACGGAGCTGTGATGGTAAAGTACTACGGTGCAAAGGGAGGAAGAGGTTTCTTCATCGCCAAGACATATGAAGAGTTCATGGAGAACATTGATCCCAATGAGAAATTCACCATACAGGAATTCATACTGGGAACAAGATACTACCTGCACTACTTCTATTCACCACTTGAGAACGAAGGTTACAAGTTAAGTGAGGGAACCCTGGAGATGCTGAGCATGGACAGAAGGGTTGAGTCAAATGCAGATGAGATCTTCAGGCTTGGCTCACCAAGAGAACTTGAAGAAGCCGGTATACACCCCACATACGTGGTTACCGGAAACGTACCACTCGTTGCAAGGGAATCCCTATTGCCACTGATATTCTCTCTTGGAGAACAAGTGGTCGAAGAATCCATCAAGCTCTTTGGCGGTATGATCGGTCCATTCTGTCTTGAGACAGTTTTCACAGACAAACTCGAAATAAAGGTTTTCGAGATATCCGCACGTATCGTTGCCGGAACAAACTTCTACATATCAGGTTCACCATATGCAGACCTGGTAGAATCCGGACTCTCCACTGGCAAAAGAATAGCGCAGGAGATCAAACAGGCAAAGGACGCGGGCCAGCTGGATAAGATCTTATCCTAA
- a CDS encoding carbon starvation CstA family protein: MLYFFTCVGLLVAGYFSYGKVVDHIFGSDPNRLTPATTLADGVDYVEMSPKKVFLIQLLNIAGIGPIFGPILGALYGPSALIWIVIGSIFGGAVHDYFSGMLSLRSDGRSIPDVVGYELGNGFKYFMHLFSIVLLLLVGVVFVLGPAELLGNLTGLAVPFWVAVIFCYYFLATVLPVDRIIGRIYPLFGAVLIFMGVGLITALIFKGYSFFPELTLSNLHPKDLPMWPLMFITIACGAISGFHATQSPLMARCITNEKYGYPLFYGSMIGEGIIALIWATLGMSFYNGSSALNTALGQGGPAYVVNEISTTLLGPLGGLLAIIGVIILPISSGDTAFRSARLIIADIINLSQKELLKRLSLAIPLFVLGFLISRVDFEIIWRYFGWANQTMASIVLWSAAAYLAKHCKFHWIATAPALFMTAVVMTYISYAGIGFGLPLGFSTAIGFVSAALCFAIFLAKKRSIALVPEDVLETV; encoded by the coding sequence ATGTTATATTTTTTCACGTGCGTTGGTCTTCTTGTAGCCGGGTATTTCTCCTATGGAAAGGTCGTTGATCATATCTTTGGATCTGACCCCAACCGTCTCACCCCTGCCACAACACTCGCAGATGGGGTTGACTATGTGGAGATGTCACCAAAAAAGGTTTTTCTCATCCAGCTACTGAACATCGCAGGGATTGGTCCCATTTTCGGCCCGATCCTCGGTGCCCTGTACGGACCATCTGCCCTGATATGGATTGTGATAGGTTCCATCTTTGGCGGTGCGGTTCATGACTATTTCTCTGGAATGCTCTCTCTCCGTTCCGATGGACGCAGCATCCCGGATGTGGTTGGGTACGAACTGGGGAACGGTTTCAAATATTTCATGCACCTGTTCTCCATTGTCCTGCTACTCTTGGTAGGCGTGGTCTTCGTCCTTGGTCCTGCCGAGCTGTTAGGCAACCTGACAGGGCTGGCTGTTCCATTCTGGGTGGCGGTTATTTTCTGCTACTACTTTCTGGCCACCGTTCTGCCCGTGGACAGGATAATCGGCCGGATCTATCCCCTGTTCGGTGCCGTCCTGATCTTTATGGGCGTCGGGCTGATCACCGCCCTGATCTTTAAAGGCTACAGTTTCTTCCCCGAACTGACCCTGTCGAACTTACACCCGAAAGATCTGCCCATGTGGCCTCTGATGTTCATCACCATTGCATGTGGCGCCATCAGTGGTTTTCATGCAACTCAATCGCCCCTGATGGCCCGCTGTATCACCAATGAAAAATACGGGTATCCTCTGTTCTACGGCTCAATGATCGGCGAAGGAATCATTGCTCTGATCTGGGCGACTCTGGGCATGTCCTTTTACAATGGCTCCAGCGCTTTGAATACAGCTCTGGGGCAAGGCGGTCCTGCCTACGTGGTGAACGAAATATCCACCACCTTGCTTGGTCCTCTCGGTGGTCTCCTGGCTATCATCGGGGTTATCATCCTGCCTATCTCTTCGGGTGACACCGCCTTTCGAAGTGCTCGCCTGATCATCGCTGACATCATTAACCTCTCTCAGAAAGAGCTCCTCAAGCGCTTGTCTCTGGCCATCCCTCTCTTCGTCCTCGGATTTCTTATCTCTCGGGTTGACTTCGAGATCATCTGGCGTTACTTCGGTTGGGCTAACCAGACCATGGCATCCATTGTCCTTTGGTCTGCAGCGGCTTACTTGGCAAAACACTGCAAGTTCCACTGGATCGCAACGGCGCCCGCACTCTTTATGACTGCGGTTGTCATGACGTATATCTCCTATGCAGGGATCGGTTTCGGGCTGCCTCTTGGCTTCTCGACTGCAATAGGTTTTGTCTCAGCAGCTCTTTGCTTTGCAATCTTTCTGGCGAAGAAGCGCTCCATTGCATTGGTCCCGGAAGATGTACTCGAAACTGTATGA
- a CDS encoding ATP-binding protein, whose translation MINLKDDVQAGVVKKRYILGRRDENEEGVLHIGRYLALDRSSGSHVAIDALKPHAILICGKRGYGKSYTMGTLIEEISLLPREIRQNVASLVIDTMGIFWTLGRGNDPQAELLQEWNMEPAGFDAEVFVPAGHVDEYKERHIEVKPFSIPVAHLHGYDWCELFNIEVTSPLGVLLVRIIEDMRENEGNFSFEDIITRINTDDKSDDVTKMAAENYLRTASSWGVFEKDACGISELIKSGCTSVLDVSAIENKIVRSAVVGIIARDTYNRRLQERRSYERMIMGDEEIEQKMPMVWMFIDEAHLFVPSKGETMASDVLINEWVRQGRQPGLSIIFATQRPAALHPDIISQSDIVICHRLTARDDIEALEAIRPTYMKETIGAAIRKMGLERGIAFVVDDTSESTHLVKIRPRYSWHGGNEPSALNERR comes from the coding sequence ATGATAAACCTAAAGGATGATGTTCAAGCCGGCGTGGTCAAAAAACGCTATATACTCGGCAGAAGGGACGAGAACGAAGAGGGAGTGCTTCATATTGGCAGATACCTTGCGCTTGACAGGTCTTCAGGCTCACATGTCGCCATTGATGCACTAAAACCACATGCCATCCTCATATGCGGGAAAAGAGGGTATGGTAAATCCTATACCATGGGAACCCTCATTGAGGAGATCTCACTTTTGCCCCGGGAGATCAGGCAGAATGTCGCATCCCTTGTCATCGATACAATGGGAATATTCTGGACACTTGGAAGAGGCAATGACCCCCAGGCAGAGTTACTGCAGGAATGGAACATGGAACCGGCAGGCTTCGATGCAGAGGTCTTTGTACCTGCAGGCCATGTGGATGAATATAAGGAGAGGCATATCGAAGTGAAGCCTTTCTCGATACCTGTGGCTCATTTACATGGTTATGACTGGTGTGAACTTTTCAACATAGAAGTAACATCCCCACTGGGAGTGCTTCTGGTCAGGATAATAGAGGACATGCGGGAAAATGAAGGAAACTTTTCCTTCGAAGATATCATTACCAGGATCAACACGGACGACAAGTCCGATGATGTTACGAAAATGGCTGCTGAGAACTATCTCAGGACCGCTTCCTCATGGGGAGTTTTTGAGAAGGATGCCTGTGGAATTTCCGAACTTATCAAAAGCGGATGCACATCAGTACTTGATGTGAGCGCTATCGAAAATAAGATAGTACGCTCTGCAGTAGTGGGCATAATTGCAAGAGATACCTATAACAGAAGACTGCAGGAAAGGCGTTCTTATGAGAGAATGATCATGGGTGATGAAGAGATCGAACAGAAGATGCCTATGGTCTGGATGTTCATCGATGAAGCCCATCTGTTCGTGCCTTCAAAAGGAGAGACAATGGCATCAGACGTCCTTATCAACGAGTGGGTGCGACAGGGAAGACAACCGGGACTATCAATAATCTTTGCAACCCAGCGACCTGCGGCACTGCACCCGGACATTATATCCCAGTCCGACATTGTGATATGCCACAGGCTCACTGCAAGAGATGACATTGAGGCACTGGAAGCCATCCGTCCGACATACATGAAAGAGACCATCGGGGCCGCCATCAGGAAGATGGGACTGGAAAGGGGCATAGCATTCGTGGTGGATGATACGTCAGAGAGCACACACCTTGTGAAGATCAGGCCAAGATACAGCTGGCATGGCGGGAACGAGCCAAGTGCATTGAATGAAAGGAGATGA
- a CDS encoding aminopeptidase has translation MDIKRSADMVINTCMGAKKGETVLIVTDTCTDEKITKALYASAVEAGCEALMLTMEPREQHGAEPPVIVEEAMKSSDVLLAPASKSLTHTQARKHASENGTRTATMPGITIGMMKEGGLNADYEKINSLAEELLETLKGSKEVRITTELGTDLVIDVDGGEWMADTGMCHEKGTTTNLPAGEMYIAPKNVNGKAVIDGSMGGIGLLEEPLVIDIKNRKAVSFEGEGAEKLERMVNDVGPDGRNIAELGIGINPAAMLIGVILEDEKVGGTIHIALGDNSTFGGDVTVDLHLDGIITKPKVVVDGIDLNVERFA, from the coding sequence ATGGATATTAAGAGAAGTGCAGACATGGTGATCAACACCTGCATGGGTGCAAAGAAAGGAGAAACTGTGCTTATCGTTACTGATACATGCACTGACGAGAAGATCACAAAGGCACTGTATGCCTCTGCGGTCGAAGCGGGATGCGAGGCCCTTATGTTGACAATGGAACCAAGGGAACAACACGGTGCGGAACCACCTGTAATTGTTGAAGAGGCAATGAAAAGCTCTGATGTACTGCTTGCTCCGGCATCAAAGTCACTTACGCATACACAGGCACGCAAACATGCATCCGAAAACGGTACCCGAACCGCCACAATGCCGGGAATTACCATCGGCATGATGAAGGAAGGTGGCTTGAACGCTGATTATGAGAAGATAAACAGCTTAGCAGAGGAATTGCTTGAAACTCTCAAGGGATCAAAGGAAGTCCGCATTACCACTGAACTGGGAACTGACCTTGTCATTGATGTGGATGGAGGAGAGTGGATGGCAGACACAGGTATGTGCCACGAGAAAGGTACGACTACCAACCTGCCTGCAGGAGAGATGTATATCGCTCCGAAAAATGTGAATGGCAAAGCTGTGATCGATGGGTCCATGGGAGGTATAGGGTTGCTTGAAGAGCCACTGGTTATCGATATCAAGAACAGGAAGGCAGTAAGCTTTGAAGGTGAAGGTGCTGAAAAGCTTGAACGGATGGTGAACGATGTCGGGCCGGACGGCCGCAACATTGCAGAGCTGGGGATCGGCATCAATCCGGCTGCAATGCTTATCGGAGTCATCCTTGAGGATGAGAAGGTCGGTGGCACGATCCATATAGCACTGGGAGACAATTCCACTTTTGGAGGTGATGTTACCGTTGACCTCCATCTGGATGGTATTATCACGAAGCCGAAGGTGGTTGTTGACGGCATTGACCTGAATGTCGAACGTTTTGCATGA
- a CDS encoding 3-isopropylmalate dehydratase small subunit, whose amino-acid sequence MKGRVWKFGDDVDTDAVIPGRYLIMNTPEELAPYTFIGVRPDFAENVKENDIVVAGNNFGCGSSREHAPIALKGSKVGCVIAKSFARIFFRNAINIGVALLECPDTDKIDDGDEISVDFESGTIENLTKGEKYQATPLPDFVRGIVDAGGLKEYTRKIID is encoded by the coding sequence ATGAAAGGAAGAGTATGGAAATTCGGAGATGACGTTGACACTGATGCAGTCATCCCTGGAAGATACCTCATAATGAACACTCCTGAGGAACTGGCGCCGTATACTTTTATCGGAGTACGCCCGGATTTTGCTGAGAACGTTAAGGAAAACGACATTGTTGTTGCAGGCAACAACTTCGGATGTGGCTCATCAAGAGAACATGCACCAATCGCCCTTAAAGGATCAAAGGTCGGATGCGTTATCGCAAAGTCATTTGCAAGGATCTTCTTCAGGAACGCTATCAACATTGGTGTTGCACTCCTTGAGTGCCCTGACACCGACAAGATCGATGATGGAGATGAGATCTCCGTAGACTTTGAATCCGGTACTATCGAGAACCTCACAAAAGGTGAGAAGTACCAGGCTACACCTTTACCTGATTTTGTCCGCGGTATCGTAGATGCCGGCGGATTAAAGGAATACACAAGGAAGATCATTGATTGA
- a CDS encoding isocitrate/isopropylmalate dehydrogenase family protein has translation MAQYKVPVLPGDGIGPEIIAEGKKVIDAAGEKFGFDVDWIEYPHGADHYLETGELISEDSLKELSAYEAIYLGSIGDDRIAPGVLEKGILLAARFYFDQYINLRPIKLLEGVWCPLKDKTPKDIDFVVVRENTEDFYIGIGGRAQSGRSKDLLEVNRTLYNAKFGLDIETDSEEIAYQIGMISKEGTQRVMNYSFDLAETRNKHVSSVDKANVLSDIYGFWREEFNTIAANHPDVKTDFNFVDAITMWFVKNPEWFDVVVTPNMFGDIITDLGAMVQGGLGLAPGGNINPNGTSMFEPIHGSAPKYKGQNKVNPIATIWAGAMLIEQLGEKEAADSIVSAIEKNILEAKVQTYDMGGSNTTTDVGDDIARILLEM, from the coding sequence ATGGCACAATATAAAGTACCAGTCCTGCCTGGTGACGGGATCGGCCCTGAGATCATAGCTGAGGGTAAGAAAGTCATCGATGCAGCTGGAGAAAAGTTCGGATTCGATGTTGACTGGATAGAATACCCACACGGTGCAGACCACTATCTTGAAACAGGTGAGTTGATATCCGAAGATTCACTTAAAGAGCTTTCAGCCTACGAGGCAATCTACCTCGGTTCTATCGGAGATGACAGGATCGCACCTGGTGTACTTGAGAAAGGTATCCTGCTTGCCGCAAGGTTCTACTTTGACCAGTACATCAACCTGCGTCCTATCAAGCTTCTTGAAGGCGTATGGTGCCCCCTCAAGGACAAGACACCCAAGGACATTGATTTCGTTGTTGTCAGGGAGAACACCGAGGACTTCTACATCGGTATCGGTGGACGTGCACAGAGCGGCAGGAGCAAGGACCTGCTTGAGGTCAACAGGACACTCTACAACGCAAAGTTCGGACTTGACATCGAGACCGACAGCGAGGAGATCGCATACCAGATCGGTATGATCTCAAAGGAAGGTACACAGAGGGTCATGAACTACTCCTTCGACCTTGCTGAGACCAGGAACAAGCACGTTTCATCAGTTGACAAGGCAAACGTCCTTTCAGACATTTACGGATTCTGGAGAGAGGAATTCAACACAATTGCAGCAAACCACCCTGATGTTAAGACCGACTTCAACTTCGTTGACGCTATCACCATGTGGTTCGTCAAGAACCCTGAGTGGTTCGATGTGGTCGTTACCCCTAACATGTTCGGTGACATCATCACTGACCTTGGCGCAATGGTACAGGGCGGTCTCGGACTCGCACCTGGTGGAAACATCAACCCGAACGGTACAAGCATGTTCGAGCCTATCCACGGTTCAGCACCAAAGTACAAGGGCCAGAACAAGGTCAACCCTATCGCAACCATCTGGGCAGGCGCAATGCTCATCGAGCAGCTCGGGGAGAAGGAAGCTGCAGACTCCATCGTCTCCGCTATCGAGAAGAACATCCTCGAAGCAAAGGTCCAGACCTACGACATGGGCGGCTCAAACACTACTACCGATGTTGGTGACGACATCGCAAGGATCCTGCTCGAGATGTAA
- a CDS encoding AAA family ATPase, with protein MKIKRIVVNNLFGTFDHDIPLNIDEHITILHGPNGIGKTVLLQMLNSLFRSNYFELYRIPFSKLTVEFSDRSKLVVKKKLHLEENAPHSPEDSTYRELAFELLRPGKKKQHYTVKPIDIEEVFSSFKVEHMIPELERIDDNTWVHFTTQEKLTSEEVMNLFSDRLPQKRKDEPAWLKNALASINICFIKTQRLLSISYSQPVETERKTSVTPSVISYSGELANLMQHKLAEYATLSQSLDRSFPGRMLKNGEHPETSIEDLKEELKNLEQKRKCLIDAGFIDPEEGIDVGEFKEIDEKNKNFLQLYIKDVEQKLSVFDELTRRIDLLIKIINCRFLYKKLSVNKKDGFIFTTSEDMRLSPTKLSSGEQQELVLFYELLFHVDPESLILIDEPEISLHVLWQQQFLRDLQSITELAGFDILIATHSPQIIHDRWDLTVELRGRDDEEIPDSR; from the coding sequence ATGAAGATCAAGAGAATAGTAGTAAACAACCTTTTTGGGACGTTCGACCATGATATCCCGCTGAACATCGATGAACACATAACAATTCTTCATGGACCCAATGGCATCGGTAAGACCGTGCTGCTCCAGATGCTCAATTCCCTTTTCCGTTCTAACTACTTCGAACTTTATCGCATTCCTTTCAGCAAACTGACAGTTGAATTCAGCGACAGGAGCAAGCTTGTTGTGAAGAAAAAGCTGCATCTGGAGGAAAATGCCCCGCATAGCCCGGAAGATAGCACCTATCGGGAATTGGCATTTGAATTATTAAGACCAGGCAAGAAAAAACAGCACTACACTGTCAAACCTATTGACATAGAGGAAGTGTTCTCGTCTTTTAAGGTCGAGCACATGATACCTGAGCTTGAGAGGATCGATGACAACACATGGGTCCATTTCACAACACAGGAAAAACTAACTTCTGAAGAAGTGATGAACCTATTCAGCGACCGTTTGCCACAGAAAAGGAAAGACGAACCTGCATGGCTCAAGAACGCACTGGCCTCGATCAATATCTGCTTCATCAAGACGCAGCGTCTTTTGAGCATCTCATACTCACAACCTGTAGAAACAGAGAGAAAAACATCGGTAACCCCTTCCGTGATCAGTTATTCCGGAGAGCTGGCAAACCTGATGCAGCATAAACTTGCAGAGTATGCAACACTTTCACAATCCCTTGACCGTTCATTCCCAGGCCGGATGCTAAAGAACGGAGAACACCCTGAAACATCCATAGAGGACCTAAAAGAAGAATTAAAGAACCTGGAGCAGAAACGCAAATGCCTCATCGATGCAGGATTCATTGATCCTGAAGAAGGAATTGACGTTGGTGAGTTCAAGGAGATAGATGAGAAGAACAAGAACTTCCTGCAGCTATACATTAAGGATGTTGAACAAAAGCTCAGTGTCTTTGATGAGCTTACCCGGAGGATAGACCTTCTTATCAAGATCATAAATTGCAGGTTCCTTTACAAGAAATTATCCGTAAATAAAAAAGACGGTTTCATATTCACGACATCAGAGGACATGCGCCTTTCTCCCACCAAACTATCATCCGGAGAACAACAGGAACTTGTATTATTCTATGAGCTGTTGTTCCATGTCGACCCCGAATCCCTTATACTCATTGACGAACCTGAGATCTCACTGCATGTCCTGTGGCAGCAGCAATTCCTCAGGGACCTGCAGTCAATAACAGAACTGGCTGGCTTCGACATCCTCATTGCTACGCATTCGCCACAGATCATACATGACCGCTGGGACCTCACCGTCGAACTTAGAGGACGTGACGATGAAGAAATACCTGACAGCCGATGA
- a CDS encoding DUF4435 domain-containing protein: MKKYLTADDIANSARMMRTQYSGSIVIIEGSTDMRLYKRFVDDRKCRLIPANGKENAIKVVKILESSNFKGILTIVDADFWRLDGIEGKEKNVLATDTHDLETMLIASEALDRLLEEFAAPFKLQKMRTPVRELLLDAAMPIGLFRWLSSSSKDKLSLRFKDMHFDNFMQKFPLSVNIKHLIREVKENSNEYSLSEKNIKRKMITLLKEEHDPWQTCSGHDIVEILAFGLREVFGNSDSRYVTEGIIDRSLRLAYDITMFRETDLYTSIQEWEDRNPTFVVLQ; this comes from the coding sequence ATGAAGAAATACCTGACAGCCGATGATATAGCCAATAGCGCCAGAATGATGCGTACCCAGTATAGTGGGAGCATCGTGATAATCGAAGGCAGCACCGACATGAGGCTATACAAGCGCTTTGTGGATGACAGGAAATGCAGGCTTATTCCTGCCAATGGTAAGGAGAACGCTATCAAGGTTGTCAAAATCCTCGAAAGCTCTAATTTTAAAGGCATATTAACAATAGTTGACGCTGACTTCTGGCGCCTTGACGGTATCGAGGGCAAAGAAAAGAATGTGCTTGCCACCGATACACATGATCTTGAAACAATGCTTATAGCATCAGAAGCTCTCGACAGGCTTCTGGAAGAGTTCGCAGCACCTTTCAAGCTACAAAAAATGAGGACACCAGTACGTGAATTGCTTCTTGATGCTGCCATGCCCATAGGACTTTTCAGATGGCTTTCATCGTCCTCAAAAGACAAACTCTCACTCAGGTTCAAGGACATGCATTTCGATAATTTCATGCAAAAATTTCCATTATCGGTCAATATCAAACACCTGATAAGGGAAGTCAAGGAAAACTCGAACGAATACTCCCTTAGTGAAAAGAACATAAAGAGAAAAATGATCACCCTCCTGAAAGAAGAGCATGATCCCTGGCAGACATGCTCAGGTCACGACATCGTAGAAATACTGGCATTTGGGCTGCGTGAGGTTTTCGGAAATTCCGATTCCCGATATGTTACCGAAGGCATCATTGACAGAAGTCTGAGGCTTGCCTATGACATCACAATGTTCAGGGAAACCGACCTTTATACTTCGATACAGGAATGGGAAGACAGAAACCCGACCTTTGTAGTGCTCCAATAA